The following are from one region of the Anaeropeptidivorans aminofermentans genome:
- the spo0A gene encoding sporulation transcription factor Spo0A, with translation MSNGKISILLADDNKDFCDIMNNFFHQFDDMEVVGIAHDGIETYEKIMCLKPDVAIIDGIMPRLDGLGVLEKLDKPNRPGMPICIILSAMSQERITQKAIDLGADYYIVKPFDLESIVSRIRHLKSMPSSKVLSSPSAANPFSSAVSLESRVTNILHEIGVPAHIRGYHYMREAIMMAVNDIDVLNYITKELYPSIAKKCSTTPSRVERAIRHAIEVAWSRGKVDAIDKIFGYTVNTHKGKPTNSEFIALIADRLRLELKAS, from the coding sequence ATGAGTAATGGTAAGATAAGTATTTTATTGGCAGATGACAACAAAGACTTTTGTGATATTATGAATAATTTCTTTCATCAGTTCGATGATATGGAGGTTGTAGGCATTGCTCACGACGGAATAGAGACCTATGAAAAGATAATGTGTCTTAAACCTGATGTTGCAATAATCGACGGTATTATGCCCCGACTTGACGGTCTTGGAGTACTTGAAAAGCTGGACAAGCCAAATAGGCCCGGTATGCCTATATGTATTATTCTTTCAGCTATGAGCCAGGAAAGAATAACCCAAAAAGCCATAGACCTTGGCGCAGATTACTATATAGTAAAGCCTTTCGACCTTGAATCCATCGTAAGCAGAATTCGTCATCTTAAGTCAATGCCATCGTCTAAGGTCCTTAGCAGCCCTTCCGCTGCAAATCCTTTTTCAAGCGCTGTTTCTCTTGAATCAAGAGTCACAAATATTCTGCATGAGATAGGGGTTCCAGCACATATCAGGGGATACCATTATATGCGTGAAGCTATTATGATGGCTGTTAACGATATCGACGTACTTAATTACATAACAAAGGAACTTTATCCTTCCATCGCTAAAAAATGCAGTACAACCCCCAGCAGGGTTGAAAGAGCCATACGCCACGCTATAGAGGTTGCATGGAGCCGTGGAAAAGTTGACGCTATAGATAAGATATTCGGCTATACCGTAAATACCCATAAAGGCAAACCTACAAACAGTGAATTTATCGCCCTTATAGCCGACAGGCTTCGTCTTGAGCTTAAAGCAAGCTAA
- a CDS encoding YczE/YyaS/YitT family protein codes for MKIFALKVLSLIFGLFLCAVSIVMSINADLGMAPWDLFHTGVSIHTGLTLGQVTICFSIIIILIDVFALKVKIGLSTIINMFSIGLFVDLVNTLNFVPHQTGIASYVQFFASMVVYSFGLYFYIGVGLGAGPRDSMFIGLCRKYNKSTRVVKTAIESVVFILGVILGAKYGIGTAIFAFCTGPIMQFIYKKINFNISGIEHVYIDETIKMIKNKEMPFEVKLSEIIIHGEQKA; via the coding sequence ATGAAGATATTTGCTTTAAAGGTTCTAAGTCTTATATTTGGGCTTTTTTTATGTGCCGTTTCCATTGTTATGAGTATTAATGCCGATTTGGGTATGGCACCGTGGGATTTATTCCATACGGGGGTATCCATACATACAGGCCTTACGTTAGGGCAGGTTACAATATGCTTTTCCATTATTATTATATTAATAGACGTATTTGCCCTGAAAGTTAAAATTGGCCTTTCAACAATTATAAATATGTTTTCAATAGGGTTATTTGTAGATTTGGTAAATACTCTTAATTTTGTTCCCCACCAAACAGGGATAGCAAGTTATGTTCAATTTTTTGCTTCTATGGTGGTATACTCCTTTGGGCTTTATTTTTATATTGGTGTTGGCCTTGGAGCAGGCCCAAGAGACAGCATGTTTATCGGCCTTTGCAGAAAATACAATAAATCTACCCGTGTAGTAAAAACCGCTATAGAATCTGTAGTATTTATTCTCGGCGTTATTTTAGGTGCTAAATACGGAATAGGAACTGCTATTTTTGCCTTTTGCACAGGCCCCATAATGCAGTTTATTTATAAAAAAATTAATTTTAATATAAGCGGAATAGAGCATGTTTATATTGATGAAACAATAAAAATGATTAAAAATAAGGAAATGCCTTTTGAGGTGAAGCTTTCGGAAATCATTATTCATGGGGAGCAGAAGGCTTAA
- a CDS encoding GNAT family N-acetyltransferase, whose product MLEFKWLNGAEDDISAALKIREIVFVQEQNVPKEDDDDEEGDRNSLHMLILEDGKPVGTGRILMTEENFTIGRFAVLKEHRGKGYGKLGMIALMNKAYDLGSKEQVIHAQYYIKDLYESLGYKEEGEPFMDAGIKHITMRHKGRV is encoded by the coding sequence ATGCTTGAATTTAAATGGCTTAATGGAGCTGAAGACGATATTTCAGCGGCTCTTAAAATAAGAGAGATTGTATTCGTTCAGGAACAAAATGTTCCAAAGGAAGATGACGACGATGAAGAAGGGGATAGAAATTCCCTTCACATGCTGATACTTGAAGACGGAAAGCCTGTAGGAACAGGAAGAATATTAATGACCGAAGAAAACTTTACCATTGGCCGTTTTGCCGTGTTAAAAGAGCATAGAGGCAAAGGCTACGGAAAGCTGGGAATGATTGCTCTAATGAATAAGGCTTATGACCTTGGCAGCAAAGAGCAGGTTATTCATGCTCAGTATTATATTAAAGATCTTTATGAAAGCCTTGGCTATAAGGAAGAAGGAGAGCCTTTCATGGACGCAGGGATAAAGCATATTACCATGCGCCATAAGGGAAGGGTTTAA
- a CDS encoding bifunctional adenosylcobinamide kinase/adenosylcobinamide-phosphate guanylyltransferase, giving the protein MILIIGGAYQGKLDTAKRKYNLSDEDVVNLKTEAIDFNKKIFYNFHDFIYSLILEGKDSMAFLESNMDKFKDKIIISDDISQGVVPIDSNFRLWREDLGRALGRITRESETVIRVFAGIETVIK; this is encoded by the coding sequence ATGATACTTATTATAGGCGGAGCCTATCAAGGGAAGCTTGATACGGCAAAAAGAAAATACAATCTTTCCGATGAAGATGTAGTAAATCTTAAAACGGAAGCCATAGATTTCAATAAAAAGATATTTTATAATTTTCATGACTTTATTTATAGCCTTATTCTTGAAGGAAAGGATTCCATGGCCTTTTTGGAAAGCAATATGGATAAATTCAAGGATAAAATAATAATCTCTGATGATATTTCCCAAGGGGTGGTTCCCATAGACAGTAATTTCCGCCTTTGGCGTGAAGACCTTGGCAGGGCTTTGGGAAGGATAACGAGGGAATCTGAAACGGTTATAAGAGTTTTTGCAGGGATAGAGACGGTGATAAAATGA
- a CDS encoding HAD family hydrolase, with translation MADMSGFGVIFDMDGTIIDNEVLSISMFKDFFKEQNVIFNNDIVKACMGAKDGLWTAILKFNPKADIESLREGLKEYRSKRPLNYKELMRPNMKVLLKGLKERGFKVAVASSTSMAGVKRNLTQCEIFDEFHTIVSGDMIVMGKPNPEIYLYCCEKLGLEPENCIAIEDSQNGLISAKKAGMKAIALTDRHFGFDLSSADRIMDFSDLTVEKIEHILMKDKNQISIKNFRRP, from the coding sequence ATGGCGGATATGTCGGGTTTTGGCGTTATATTTGATATGGACGGTACGATTATAGATAATGAAGTACTATCTATATCTATGTTTAAGGATTTTTTTAAAGAGCAAAACGTAATTTTTAATAATGATATCGTAAAGGCCTGCATGGGAGCAAAAGACGGCTTATGGACGGCTATATTGAAGTTTAATCCCAAAGCAGATATTGAAAGCCTTAGGGAAGGCCTTAAAGAATATAGAAGCAAAAGACCCTTAAACTATAAAGAATTAATGCGGCCCAATATGAAAGTTCTTTTAAAAGGCCTTAAGGAAAGAGGGTTTAAGGTGGCCGTAGCCTCATCGACTTCTATGGCCGGCGTAAAGAGAAATCTTACACAATGCGAAATATTTGACGAATTTCATACAATTGTATCGGGAGATATGATTGTAATGGGAAAGCCGAATCCTGAAATTTATCTCTACTGCTGTGAAAAGCTTGGCCTTGAGCCTGAAAACTGCATTGCCATAGAAGATTCTCAAAACGGCCTTATTTCTGCGAAAAAGGCTGGAATGAAGGCCATAGCTCTTACAGACAGGCATTTTGGCTTTGATTTATCCTCTGCCGATAGGATAATGGATTTTTCTGATTTGACTGTTGAAAAAATTGAGCATATACTCATGAAGGACAAAAACCAGATTTCAATAAAGAATTTCAGGAGGCCGTAA
- a CDS encoding bifunctional adenosylcobinamide kinase/adenosylcobinamide-phosphate guanylyltransferase, giving the protein MKIFISGGCKNGKSYYAQKLAMAQRKKSLYYIATMRPADKEDDLRIIRHKEERKDWGFETIECPEHIENILNICSKDGSFLLDSLTALLSNEMFSPEGKCDFFAFENIKKGLGKVYKSVEDIVVVSDYIYSDAFIYDDYTEGYRRSLACLDRFCAEQSDIVIECVFSSLIIHKGKKEFEMLYEKISSFLF; this is encoded by the coding sequence ATGAAGATTTTTATTTCAGGAGGCTGTAAAAACGGCAAATCTTATTACGCACAGAAGCTTGCCATGGCCCAGAGAAAGAAAAGCTTATATTATATAGCGACAATGCGCCCTGCAGATAAAGAGGACGACCTTCGGATAATCCGCCATAAGGAAGAAAGGAAGGATTGGGGTTTTGAGACAATTGAGTGCCCGGAGCATATAGAAAATATACTCAATATATGCAGTAAAGACGGTTCTTTTCTTCTGGATTCTCTTACGGCCCTTTTATCTAATGAGATGTTTTCACCGGAAGGTAAATGTGATTTTTTTGCCTTTGAAAACATAAAAAAAGGCCTTGGAAAGGTTTATAAAAGCGTAGAAGATATCGTTGTAGTTTCGGACTATATTTATTCTGATGCATTTATATATGATGACTATACGGAAGGCTACAGAAGAAGCCTTGCTTGTCTCGATAGATTCTGTGCCGAACAATCAGACATTGTGATAGAATGCGTATTTTCAAGCCTAATCATACACAAAGGAAAAAAGGAGTTTGAAATGCTTTATGAGAAAATTAGCTCATTCCTTTTTTGA
- a CDS encoding histidine phosphatase family protein, which yields MSFVLSLIRHGKTMPNEKKLYCGWADVDLSKQGIKEMKEYVKAGIYPQSELFFTSGMKRANETLKLIYGKDCVFKEMASFKELNVGIFDLKSYEELKNHKEYIAWISDKEGSYRCPGGESRKEFYLRVKRGLFELTNEIIKSKAESAVLLCHGGVIVAIMESLFLSNNNFYDWQPKSGMGYKLLYNGTEYSGYEKINIE from the coding sequence ATGAGTTTTGTTCTTTCTCTAATACGCCATGGAAAAACAATGCCTAATGAGAAGAAGCTTTACTGTGGCTGGGCGGACGTAGACCTTTCCAAACAGGGAATAAAGGAAATGAAGGAATATGTAAAAGCCGGCATATACCCGCAGTCAGAGCTTTTTTTTACCAGCGGAATGAAAAGGGCCAATGAGACGCTTAAGCTTATATACGGCAAAGACTGCGTATTTAAAGAAATGGCAAGCTTTAAAGAGCTTAATGTAGGCATATTCGATTTAAAATCCTATGAAGAGCTTAAAAATCATAAAGAATATATAGCATGGATAAGCGATAAGGAAGGAAGCTATCGCTGCCCTGGAGGGGAAAGCCGGAAAGAATTTTACCTTAGAGTAAAAAGAGGCCTATTTGAGCTTACCAATGAAATTATTAAAAGCAAGGCAGAATCTGCTGTTCTTCTATGTCACGGCGGAGTAATTGTCGCCATTATGGAGAGCCTTTTCCTATCAAACAATAACTTTTATGACTGGCAGCCAAAGTCCGGTATGGGCTATAAGCTTTTATATAACGGAACGGAATACTCAGGATATGAAAAAATAAATATAGAATGA
- a CDS encoding GNAT family N-acetyltransferase: MNIRTAVMEDLESITKVEAACFPKEEAATSSDFEKRLRVYPEYFWLLEDGGKIIGFINGMVTDEPFIRDEMFKDASLHNKNGMWQTIFGVNTIPEYRRKGYAAMLMEKVISDAKAQGRKGCVLTCKDKLIHYYEKFGYVNEGISSSAHGGAVWYDMRLTF; this comes from the coding sequence ATGAATATAAGAACGGCTGTTATGGAAGATTTAGAAAGTATAACGAAAGTGGAAGCTGCATGCTTTCCTAAAGAAGAAGCGGCTACCTCAAGTGATTTTGAAAAAAGGCTAAGGGTATATCCTGAGTATTTCTGGCTTTTAGAAGACGGCGGAAAAATAATAGGCTTTATAAACGGCATGGTTACAGATGAGCCTTTTATCCGGGACGAAATGTTTAAAGACGCCTCTTTACATAACAAAAATGGTATGTGGCAAACTATATTCGGCGTAAATACCATACCTGAATACAGAAGAAAAGGCTATGCCGCAATGCTGATGGAGAAAGTTATTTCCGATGCCAAGGCCCAAGGAAGAAAAGGCTGTGTGCTTACATGCAAGGATAAGCTTATCCATTATTATGAGAAATTCGGCTATGTAAATGAAGGCATTTCAAGCTCTGCCCACGGGGGAGCCGTATGGTATGATATGAGGCTTACATTTTAG
- a CDS encoding adenosylcobinamide-GDP ribazoletransferase, producing the protein MRKLAHSFFEAVSMYTILPAPHGDWEDGRVKYIMAFLPLVGFLIGLLWVLVYAVSAKLHIPVMLRAFIISIFPFFISGFLHIDGFMDTCDALFSRRDLDERLRILRDSHVGSFAVTSIIMLMLCNFSSAHGVITLSKDYFMLIIIPIISRSGGAVFLLKAKPLKGSSMGAFFKEKSHENTVLFIIISIILCCILSLIFFGIKGLILSFALLFAVIFTAYGLNKSFGGFSGDLTGFSISVCETLGLFLLAVL; encoded by the coding sequence ATGAGAAAATTAGCTCATTCCTTTTTTGAGGCAGTTTCTATGTATACCATATTGCCTGCTCCTCATGGAGACTGGGAAGACGGCAGAGTAAAATATATCATGGCATTTCTGCCTTTGGTAGGCTTTCTTATAGGGCTTTTATGGGTTTTAGTTTATGCCGTATCTGCAAAGCTTCACATTCCCGTAATGCTGAGGGCTTTTATCATAAGTATTTTTCCGTTTTTTATCAGCGGATTTTTGCATATAGACGGTTTTATGGATACCTGCGACGCTTTATTTTCAAGAAGAGATTTGGACGAAAGGCTTCGTATTTTAAGAGATTCCCATGTTGGCTCTTTTGCCGTTACGAGCATTATAATGCTGATGCTGTGTAATTTTTCTTCGGCTCACGGAGTAATCACATTAAGCAAAGATTATTTTATGCTTATAATCATTCCGATTATTTCGAGAAGCGGAGGGGCTGTTTTTCTTCTTAAAGCAAAGCCTTTAAAGGGAAGCAGCATGGGGGCATTTTTTAAAGAAAAAAGCCATGAAAATACGGTTTTATTCATTATAATTTCTATTATTCTATGCTGTATACTCTCGCTTATATTTTTTGGTATAAAAGGGCTTATACTTTCTTTCGCTTTGCTTTTTGCAGTAATCTTTACAGCGTACGGCTTAAATAAAAGCTTCGGCGGGTTCTCAGGAGATCTTACGGGCTTTTCCATCAGTGTTTGTGAGACATTGGGCTTATTTTTGCTTGCTGTTTTGTAA
- the cobT gene encoding nicotinate-nucleotide--dimethylbenzimidazole phosphoribosyltransferase produces MEEKLKAIISSIEGCDKEVYNEAVKRLDSLAKPPGSLGRLESFSAQIAAIKGKLKNSLDKRCLIIMCSDNGIVEEGVASAPQNVTYFMSVNFTRGLTGAAVLAKQYHTDLKVVDLGINADLNIKGIINRKIRKSTGNFTKEPAMTRQEALQSIMAGIEMADECFKEGYDIIGLGEMGIGNTTTSAAVLSALCGIDTFLSVGKGAGLTDEAYEKKKSIIEKALKLHQPDSKDPVDVLAKVGGFDIGAMAGAFIGAAKNKMPAVIDGYISMVSALLAIRLCPEVKEYLIPSHASYEKGFQYAAKEAGFEPVLHLNMRLGEGSGCPIMFSVLDGACAIMNHMATFEEANIATEYLDNISKDKSFEVE; encoded by the coding sequence ATGGAGGAAAAGTTAAAGGCAATTATTAGCAGCATAGAAGGCTGTGACAAAGAGGTATATAATGAGGCAGTAAAAAGGCTGGATTCTCTTGCAAAGCCGCCAGGGAGCCTGGGAAGGCTTGAAAGCTTCTCAGCCCAGATTGCCGCAATAAAGGGAAAGCTTAAAAACAGCCTGGATAAAAGATGCCTTATTATCATGTGTTCCGATAACGGAATTGTAGAAGAAGGGGTAGCTTCCGCGCCCCAGAATGTTACATATTTTATGAGCGTTAATTTTACAAGAGGGCTTACAGGAGCCGCTGTTCTTGCAAAACAGTATCATACGGACCTTAAAGTCGTGGACCTTGGCATAAACGCCGACCTTAATATAAAGGGCATCATCAACCGTAAAATACGAAAATCCACAGGCAATTTTACGAAAGAGCCTGCCATGACAAGACAAGAAGCTCTTCAGTCCATTATGGCAGGAATAGAAATGGCAGATGAATGCTTTAAAGAAGGATATGACATCATAGGCCTCGGAGAAATGGGCATAGGCAATACCACTACCTCAGCGGCGGTTTTATCTGCTCTTTGCGGAATAGATACATTCTTAAGCGTAGGAAAGGGGGCGGGTTTAACCGATGAAGCTTATGAGAAAAAGAAAAGCATCATAGAAAAAGCCCTAAAGCTTCATCAGCCCGATTCTAAAGACCCTGTTGATGTACTCGCAAAGGTGGGGGGATTTGACATAGGGGCTATGGCAGGCGCTTTTATAGGTGCTGCAAAAAATAAAATGCCTGCTGTCATAGACGGATATATTTCTATGGTTTCGGCTCTTTTGGCCATAAGGCTTTGCCCGGAAGTAAAAGAATATCTCATACCGTCTCACGCTTCCTATGAAAAGGGCTTTCAATATGCCGCCAAGGAAGCAGGCTTTGAACCTGTGCTTCATCTTAATATGCGTTTAGGCGAGGGAAGCGGCTGTCCTATCATGTTTTCTGTTCTTGACGGAGCCTGTGCCATTATGAATCATATGGCTACATTTGAAGAAGCAAATATAGCCACGGAATATTTAGATAATATCAGTAAGGATAAAAGCTTTGAGGTAGAATAA
- a CDS encoding bifunctional homocysteine S-methyltransferase/methylenetetrahydrofolate reductase, whose protein sequence is MTTIEYIKDNILLFDGAMGTYYADKSNSSLKSCELANLNDPETIFKIHREYIDAGAKAIKTNTFGANKTSLNCDSKLLKEIISEGFDIASKAAKKDAFVFADIGPIPSVNSEDPLEGYMEIADIFLEAGAENFLFETFPSTDYLKEISLYIKSKKTTAFILTEFAVTPEGYTRKGMSGKKIFYEVSEIDSIDALGFNCISGPRHLLEYIKGIDIYGKTVSIMPNAGYPTVINNRTFFDGRASYFASQMAEIAKQGVAILGGCCGTTPEFIKQTAKILENVKKQEPKKHPELHLEQSSSQSSFKLLDKINSGNKIIAVELDPPTDTDIDFFIESAKMLKSVGIDVITIADCPIARARVDSSLLACKIKRDLDIETMPHLTCRDRNINATKALLLGLSIEGIENVLVVTGDPIPSAQRDEIKAMFSFNSANLASYIASLNESILTRPFLISGALNVNARNFDAQLKHAENKIKSGVSMFLTQPVLTPEAFENLKRARNALDVKIIGGIMPIISYKNACFMNNEISGINVSDEIIKMYENVSKEEGRRLAVELSTKIAKEIFPYVDGYYIMTPFKRIEIVCSIISNIQALSFEQ, encoded by the coding sequence ATGACAACAATCGAATATATTAAAGACAATATTTTACTTTTTGACGGAGCAATGGGAACCTACTATGCCGACAAATCAAATTCTTCTTTGAAAAGCTGCGAACTTGCAAATCTTAATGACCCTGAAACTATATTTAAAATACATAGAGAATATATAGACGCCGGTGCAAAGGCAATAAAAACCAATACCTTCGGCGCAAATAAAACAAGCCTTAACTGTGATTCAAAGCTTCTGAAAGAAATAATATCCGAAGGTTTTGACATAGCTTCAAAAGCCGCTAAGAAAGATGCTTTTGTCTTTGCAGACATTGGACCCATACCCTCTGTAAATTCGGAAGACCCATTGGAAGGCTATATGGAAATAGCCGATATATTTCTTGAAGCAGGAGCAGAGAACTTTCTTTTTGAAACATTTCCCTCTACAGATTATCTAAAGGAAATCTCTTTATATATCAAAAGCAAAAAAACTACAGCATTTATTCTCACGGAATTTGCAGTTACTCCCGAAGGCTATACAAGAAAAGGTATGTCCGGCAAAAAAATATTCTATGAAGTATCAGAAATAGATTCCATAGACGCTTTAGGTTTTAATTGTATATCAGGCCCACGGCATCTTCTTGAATATATAAAGGGAATAGACATATACGGGAAAACCGTCAGCATCATGCCTAACGCAGGCTATCCCACGGTTATTAATAACAGAACGTTTTTTGACGGAAGGGCTTCTTATTTTGCTTCTCAGATGGCTGAAATAGCCAAGCAGGGCGTCGCTATTTTAGGAGGCTGCTGCGGAACTACCCCTGAATTCATAAAGCAGACTGCAAAAATACTTGAAAACGTAAAAAAACAGGAGCCGAAAAAACACCCTGAGCTTCATTTGGAGCAATCCTCTTCTCAATCTTCTTTTAAGCTTCTTGATAAAATAAATTCCGGCAATAAAATAATAGCCGTTGAACTTGACCCTCCTACGGATACGGATATAGACTTTTTTATTGAAAGCGCTAAAATGCTCAAATCTGTAGGAATAGACGTAATTACCATAGCAGACTGCCCCATAGCAAGGGCAAGAGTAGATTCAAGCCTTCTGGCATGTAAAATAAAAAGGGATTTAGATATTGAAACTATGCCCCATCTTACCTGCCGTGACAGGAATATTAATGCGACCAAGGCCCTTCTTCTCGGGCTAAGTATCGAAGGAATTGAAAACGTCCTTGTAGTTACAGGCGACCCTATCCCCTCTGCTCAAAGAGACGAGATAAAGGCAATGTTCAGCTTTAACTCTGCAAACCTTGCTTCTTATATAGCAAGCCTTAACGAATCTATATTGACCCGTCCCTTTCTCATAAGCGGAGCCCTTAATGTAAACGCCAGAAATTTTGATGCACAATTAAAACATGCGGAAAATAAAATTAAAAGCGGCGTTTCCATGTTTCTTACTCAGCCTGTGCTTACACCCGAGGCCTTTGAAAACCTTAAAAGAGCAAGAAATGCCTTAGACGTTAAAATCATAGGCGGAATAATGCCTATTATAAGCTATAAAAACGCATGCTTTATGAATAATGAAATATCGGGAATAAATGTCTCCGATGAAATAATAAAAATGTATGAAAATGTTTCAAAAGAAGAAGGCCGAAGGCTTGCCGTAGAGCTTTCTACGAAAATAGCAAAGGAAATCTTTCCTTATGTAGACGGATATTATATCATGACACCTTTTAAACGAATAGAAATCGTCTGCTCCATCATTTCCAATATACAGGCTCTTTCTTTTGAGCAATAA
- a CDS encoding RNA degradosome polyphosphate kinase has translation MDLSNKKYYINRELSWLEFNDRVLEEAQDKKNPLIERLKFLAITSSNLDEFFMVRVSTLVSQIEAGRGLPDPSGLSPLEQLKKISIRVHDMVSKQYSCLYRSILPSLEKEEIYFLSYNDLSPKQEEFTRRYFNSTIFPILTPMAIDNSRPFPLLNNKALVYLIELESENDDEENLHAVMQVPTVIPRIIELPKTEESKREFIFLEDIIKNFISELFEGHKVLKSALFRITRSSDFEIDEEDAPDLINEIEKYIKQRKWGKPVRLEIEKDMSKSSVSFLKKELDVQEEDLYRIKGFLDSTVWFQFEGFKGFEHLKNSTLRPNPITDFMDKDIFETIREKDILLHHPYDSFSCVIDFLREAALDPQVLAIKQTLYRVSGNSPVVNALMEAAENGKQVTVVVELKARFDEENNINWARKLEQAGCHVVYGLTGLKTHCKALLVVRKEEDRIRRYVHLSTGNYNDSTAKLYTDIGYFTCKETFGKDISALFNVLTGYSKITGWNKIYVAPAGLRKMIIEEIEREEENALAGRPAQIIAKMNSLVDEEIIKALYKASEAGVKINLIVRGICCLRSGVPELSENIKVVSIVDRFLEHSRIYYFENDQNPRIFLASADWMPRNFDRRVEIAFPIEEKDLKEEIINMLDITLSDTDKLRIQKADGLYERVDKRGKEHINSQLVFYERSRKKYLDFLKDTTYGGE, from the coding sequence ATGGATTTATCTAATAAAAAATATTATATAAATAGGGAATTAAGCTGGCTGGAGTTTAACGACAGGGTTCTTGAGGAGGCTCAGGATAAGAAAAACCCCTTAATAGAAAGGCTTAAATTTCTTGCAATTACTTCTTCAAATTTAGACGAGTTTTTTATGGTAAGGGTCTCTACCCTTGTAAGCCAGATAGAGGCAGGCAGAGGCTTGCCGGACCCTTCAGGGCTTTCTCCTTTGGAGCAGCTTAAAAAAATCAGCATAAGAGTACACGATATGGTTTCAAAGCAATATAGCTGCCTTTACCGTTCCATTCTTCCAAGCCTTGAAAAGGAAGAAATATATTTTCTAAGCTACAATGACTTAAGTCCAAAGCAGGAAGAGTTTACAAGGCGATATTTCAATTCAACTATCTTTCCGATTCTGACCCCTATGGCAATAGACAATTCAAGGCCCTTTCCGCTTTTAAACAATAAAGCACTGGTTTATCTTATAGAGCTTGAATCTGAAAACGATGATGAGGAAAATCTTCACGCCGTAATGCAGGTTCCTACGGTTATTCCAAGGATAATCGAGCTTCCTAAAACAGAGGAAAGCAAAAGAGAATTTATATTTTTGGAAGATATCATCAAAAACTTTATATCAGAGCTTTTTGAAGGCCATAAGGTATTAAAATCGGCTCTTTTCAGAATCACAAGAAGCTCCGATTTTGAAATTGACGAAGAAGATGCCCCTGATTTAATTAATGAAATTGAAAAGTATATAAAGCAGCGTAAATGGGGAAAGCCTGTACGCCTTGAAATAGAAAAGGATATGAGTAAAAGCTCCGTAAGCTTTCTTAAAAAAGAGCTTGATGTTCAAGAAGAGGATTTATATAGGATAAAAGGTTTTCTTGACTCTACGGTATGGTTTCAGTTTGAGGGTTTTAAAGGCTTTGAACACCTTAAAAATAGCACATTAAGGCCAAATCCCATAACAGACTTTATGGATAAGGATATTTTTGAAACCATAAGAGAAAAAGATATATTGCTCCATCACCCTTATGACAGTTTTAGCTGTGTTATTGATTTTTTAAGAGAGGCGGCATTAGACCCTCAGGTTCTTGCCATTAAACAGACTTTATACAGGGTATCCGGAAATTCTCCCGTTGTAAATGCCCTTATGGAGGCTGCGGAAAATGGAAAGCAGGTTACTGTGGTAGTTGAGCTTAAGGCACGGTTTGATGAAGAAAATAATATTAATTGGGCAAGGAAGCTTGAGCAGGCAGGCTGCCACGTAGTATACGGCTTAACAGGGCTTAAAACCCATTGCAAGGCCCTTCTTGTTGTACGAAAAGAAGAGGACAGAATAAGACGATATGTCCATTTAAGCACAGGTAATTATAACGACTCTACAGCGAAGCTTTATACGGATATAGGCTATTTTACATGCAAGGAGACCTTCGGAAAGGACATCTCCGCTCTTTTTAACGTTTTGACAGGGTATTCAAAAATTACAGGCTGGAATAAAATATACGTTGCCCCTGCAGGCCTTAGAAAGATGATTATAGAAGAAATAGAAAGAGAAGAAGAAAACGCTTTAGCCGGAAGGCCGGCTCAAATTATAGCAAAGATGAATTCCCTTGTAGATGAGGAGATTATAAAAGCTTTATATAAAGCATCGGAAGCAGGGGTTAAAATAAATCTTATCGTAAGGGGGATATGCTGCCTGCGTTCGGGCGTGCCGGAACTTAGCGAAAATATAAAAGTAGTAAGCATTGTGGACAGGTTTCTTGAACACAGCAGGATATATTATTTTGAAAATGACCAAAATCCCAGGATATTTCTTGCTTCTGCCGATTGGATGCCGAGAAATTTTGACAGAAGGGTTGAAATCGCTTTTCCCATAGAGGAAAAAGACCTTAAAGAAGAAATTATTAATATGCTTGATATTACATTATCAGATACGGATAAGCTTCGGATACAGAAAGCAGACGGCCTTTATGAAAGGGTTGACAAAAGGGGCAAAGAGCATATAAACTCTCAATTAGTGTTTTACGAACGCTCTAGAAAAAAATACCTTGATTTTCTTAAAGATACCACATACGGGGGAGAATAA